The sequence CGTTTTAAGatcaaaaatgaatcaaaaatgtatcttaacagaaaaataatgtaataacaatCACAGAAACTCAAATCCCCTTTTAGGGGAAACGTATACTGTATTtgaagtgttgttttcttctacTCAATCAACTAACTTTCCTGTGGTCTTCATCACTGTTCTGGTCTTGAATATAGTCCATTTTATAAATTTTTCTTCAAACTGAGCTCCCTATTGCTGTAAGCGGTGTGTCGTCTTTTCTATTATGTAGATTTCCTCTACAATCTGTTTCCATTGATCCTGTGGAGTCCTCTTTCCCCCATTTCTttgtaattgcttttttttttaccagctaCTATTAATATTTTAGCCAAATATCTGTCCTTTGATCGAAAATTATCTTCACTAAAGTTACACAGATACAGTTTTGTACAGGACATAGGGATCttataaagttttatttttttaaatttgatctCATCTGCAATCATGGAGGAGATGAGGTTTATGGGTTGGACTGCAACCAAGTGTCAATTGTTATCTCCATGTAGAGTCTTTGGATGTGACATGTTAATTATTATGTGTAGAGCCGCAGTAGCTATTTCcagtctttattttattctggCTAATAatatttccaaaaacaaaaactgctgaAGTGTACCTTTAAAGGATTAGTATGTAGAGTTTTGTCAGCTGAAAACATGTCTCCTACAATCCTGCAGTAACCGCAGTGGTTTCATCTTTCTGTGAAGTCTTAAACATGACTCATTGCTTTCAGGCAACACTCATTAGCTGCACATGTTTGCTGTAATGAACGTGATTTTTATGTGAAGACTTTCCACATCCTCACCCACTGCTTCCCAGAGTGTTAACAATCCTTCAGGGAGTCTGGTTGCAGGTAAatcacagacagtgtgtgtcctGACTGAGCTGGTGCCCAGAGGCACCAAGGCGATTGTGCTGTCCCGCAGCAGGCCGACATCAAAGCTCTTAATCCAGCACAGCCTGAGGCTACTGAAAACCCAGAGCTCTGATTGACAGAGGAGGAGCTAAATGATTTGGCGAAAGAGACAATAAAGTGATATTAAATCTGCCTTTTTCTCCCGTGTGTTTTGATTCAGATGCGTGACTATCTTTTCACTCTTTTTCTCCTAAAATTGTGTTAGAACAACAGTCTTTCTGGTGGAAAATGCATTTCGAGTTGAACGATTGACTTACATGATAAACTTGTGTTGGGGACAGTGAAGCTCATGCTGAACATCACGGGAACGATCACagtcacatttttttcagtttgttgcCATATTTAAATCTTCtgaagtgtttatttttgtctacAGCGTTTGCTCTCCGGAACAGACACGGCCCATTTGATCCTCAGGCTGTGGATGATTCAAATTCATGACAtcaaagcactttaaaataccttcagtgttttctcataaaaataaacagaagttCTAAATAATTGAGATTGACCTGGTTAAAGATTGAGCTTCTCCAAGACCCATAGAGGTTTTGTGTTATAgctaattgattgattgatgtatggttgttattattattattatgtatatgtcATTAGTCTAATATTATCACATTGAGTAGTTTTTGTTGGGGATTTCTTTCTCCGAATATtattacacagttggagaaatACTGatcaagtaaaacaaacattattatttttttaagtgataGATATCTCTGTTCCACTGATTTGCAAATGGGTaacaattaaagctgcagtgtgtccaTGCGGAGGACAAAATCAATTTATTGGACATGTATGTCTCTGTAGGTGGTGCTTTATCTCTCTACATCATAGAAAGACAAACAGCGAgctggatggtgagatggaactccttccgggtcaaagaccggggaggaaatgttggtgcaCATGCAGAACGTCTCCAGTCCGACTAAACAAGAAGGAGTAACTGGAccatgaatcacattatccaggttaGTCTGATTAAGGcatatttacatgacattaagaaaaccgaattGTTGTAATACTGTCcaactaaaatctgacttttaaatgCACGTAAACACactgtcttttctgtctctcacacattcACCCACCCTCTGCCAGTGTTCTGTATGGTATGTTTTACTCATCCGGACTTCAACTTGGAAAATTGGAGCTGTGTGGTGTagtgaacagcagcagtgatgtaTTTGGCGAATGCAGGCAGGTGTTATGGGAGTGCTTGATTTGCTTTGAGTTCTGTTTGCCGATcatgcattttcaatattgGGCATTTACAAAGAGCCAAAATCGTGCTCATGATTAAAATTCgaatgaaatgaaagattttTGTAATAGATAAAACTGATACAACAGCAATCGTGATGCTTTACCTTTATTTTGGTCACGCTCAGTCGTGatgagaaatacacacacagtgtgcagcatgggaatgttgCTGGGTggcataaaaactaaaaacactgtCATACTGAGAGagggtgacagacagacagagagagtctTGTGGAACTGGCAGGCTTAAtcggcattgtgtgaactcattttgtGGTTTGCATGCAACAGACATTCATGCAGCTTTTGCAATCCTTTATTtgcctctgtgactgtgtgtttgtgtaaatgactTCATATGAAAGATTTTTGTAATAGATAAAACTGATACAACAGCAGTTGTGATGCTTTACCTTTATTTTGGACATTCGCGGCATGTTGTGGTCTTATATTGAGTTATCAGAATTCAAAAAGAATGTagttaaattaaacatttggatCATAGAATATAGTTGCTTTTTattaatgacagaaaaaaaggaacacaaacAGGACATTTAACATTAGCATTATTAGCAGCCATAGAGGGCGTTGATCCTGATGATGTCCCAGCGGGACATGCCCCGCCTCTGGCCGATCTGGACATTGGGGTTGGGGATGGGAGTGATTGTATCCCTTCCGTACTGGACAGTGAAGGCTGTTCTTCCATAGTGCATGACGGAGGTGTAGTCGTAGGGAGTGTTCAGGTTGTTGGTGTTCTGCTTGTAGAAGTTGTAGGCATTCTGTGGGTTAATGTACTCCCAGTTGATCTTGACATAGTTGTCACGGTCGCTCCTGGTCTGTTCATGCTGGAAGCCCAGAGCGTGGTTGATCTCGTGCAGGACGACACCGTGGTAGACGCAGCCCTGTCTGTTTAGAGAGAGCACCTGTCTTCCTCCCACTCTGCCCAGAGCGGAGAAACATCCAGCTCTGTTCTCGATGCTGATGTAGTCATACTCGTTCTGACGGGGGACAAAGCGGATGCAGGTACTGCTGTGGTAGACCTTCATGGCAGAATCGATCTTCTGCTTTTCCCAGCTGGTGAACTGACTGCTCACAGTGAATGGGATTGTCACCAGACCATTGTATCCTTTCTTCCACTGGCAGCTCTGATACCAGCACTTCATGGCGTTTCTGGTTTTGGGAGCGAGCAGGTCTCCTTCCAGCAGGATCTCATCCGTGGCATTGTTGGAGGTCAGAATCCTGGTGGTGATGTCAACgtcgtcttcatcttcatttcctTCATCATGGAGAGGATGAGCCCGAGAGAGGCCgagcaggagcagcaacagcaggctGACAGTGGGAGTCATCTTCAGGGTTGTTCTGGAGGCTGTGGAGCTTCTGTGGAGAGACTCCTGATGATCTATGTTAGACTCAGTGCTGCCCAGAGTCTTTATACTTTCCACTATAGGTGTGTCTACAGGAGGATTATGGGCTGGGGTCCAAACTATTAGGCCTAAATACACCTTTGCAGGGAGTTCTCCACAGACAAACCTTCTTTTTAAACATGGCATCTAATCCTTCACAGCAGTTTTCAGGccattttcttgtctttgtgtgtcaaaTTACTCTGCCACACTGACCACAGCTTTTTTATGTTACTTTGCTATACTGGTGTTTTTAACAACCTTTACCAAAGAAgatatgtaaaaatgtcatttgtgtGACTGAAATAGTCAAAATTTGCTCAGTTTCTAAAGACCGTGTAATTGAAATCCCCCATGCACCTTTTATGACAAGCTATTAAAGTTGCAGCAAAATTGTGTGTCCTTCTGTTTGGATGATGGACCGCCTATTCAAACTCTTGCATATGTAGAATAGTGGGGACTCTAACTGGCAActctccggttacaagccaagtgtcctttccacttggccatgggcagcccatgtttacatgcacaggttaatcgagctaaggccgtagtctgactaagacaggcaatcatACAGTAGAACGTGCAGAGTCCGAGTATtaatgcagaggagaaaatagatttattggacatgtacgtctgactccgcctctcaATAAGCTAGTGCacattgaatcagtttcctgttgacctttacgtcacagaaaaccaaacagcgggatggacagtgagatggattGTGTTTCTCAGTAGCTTTCGCTTTTGTTGATgccattgtgttgtttgttcttttctggcaACAGTACTACAGTTTATACAtcatctccttctacttccaggtcaaagagcagggaggaaattttggtgcatgtacagaacgccaagtccgactccagtccgactaatcATATACATGCaagagtaatcggactatgtaTCACTTTATTCAGGTAAGTTGGTCTGATTAAGGCTAACTTGATTTTAGATGGACTAACATATttatatgacattaagaaaactgaattattgtcttcgTCCCACTCAAATCTGaatgttaaaatgcatgtaaatatgctgactgtgtcttctctgtctcccccactgtctcacacacattcacccgCATATGCAGAGACCACCTTCTAACTTCTGATGGTCCTTCTGTAAGGTATGTGTTGAATATCTGTCTTTTAATGTAGCGTCACTCATTAGAAAAGGTGGAGCTGCATGGTGTAGtgaacagcagctgtgatgtttgtggtgCATGCAGGCAGTTGTTAAGGAGGTGCTTGGTTTGgaagtagaatccacttctgaaactctTCTTGTTGCTTTCAACCATAGTGTAATTGTATGAAGCTGTCTTGCTTTACTCACACAGTGCGATTCTTCTGCCTTGCCTGCTCAGTCGTGATGAGAAATACAGACAtagtgtgcagcatgggaatgttgCTGGGTggcataaaaactaaaaacacggTCATACTGAGAGagggtgacagacagacagagagagagtcttgtGGAACTGGCAGGCTTAAtcggcattgtgtgaactcattttgtGGTTTGCATGCAACAGACATTCATGCAGCTTTAGCAATCCTTTATTtgcctctgtgactgtgtgtttgtgtaaatgactTCATGTGGAAGATTTTTGTAATAGATAAAACTGATACAACAACAGTCGTGATGATTTACCTttattttggacatttgagGCATGTTGTGGTCATATATTGAGTTATCAGAATTCAAAAAGAATGTagttaaattaaacatttggatCATAGAATATAGTTGCTTTTTattaatgacagaaaaaaaggaacacaaacAGGACATTTAACATTAGCATTATTAGCAGCCATAGAGGGCGTTGATCCTGATGATGTCCCAGCGGGACATGCCCCGCCTCTGGCCGATCTGGACATTGGGGTTGGGGATGGGAGTGATTGTATCCCTTCCGTACTGGACAGTGAAGGCTGTTCTTCCATAGTGCATGACGGAGGTGTAGTCGTAGGGAGTGTTCAGGTTGTTGGTGTTCTGCTTGTAGAAGTTGTAGGCATTCTGTGGGTTAATGTACTCCCAGTTGATCTTGACATAGTTGTCACGGTCGCTCCTGGTCTGCTCATGCTGGAAGCCCAGAGCGTGGTTGATCTCGTGCAGGACGACACCGTGGTAGACGCAGCCCTGTCTGTTTAGAGAGAGCACCTGTCTTCCTCCCACTCTGCCCAGAGCGGAGAAACATCCAGCTCTGTTCTCGATGCTGATGTAGTCATACTCGTTCTGACGGGGGACAAAGCGGATGCAGGTACTGCTGTGGTAGACCTTCATGGCAGAATCGATCTTCTGCTTTTCCCAGCTGGTGAACTGACTGCTCACAGTGAATGGGATTGTCACCAGACCATTGTATCCTTTCTTCCACTGGCAGCTCTGATACCAGCACTTCATGGCGTTTCTGGTTTTGGGAGCGAGCAGGTCTCCTTCCAGCAGGATCTCATCCGTGGCATTGTTGGAGGTCAGAATCCTGGTGGTGATGTCAACgtcgtcttcatcttcatttcctTCATCATGGAGAGGATGAGCCCGAGAGAGGCCgagcaggagcagcaacagcaggctGACAGTGGGAGTCATCTTCAGGGTTGTTCTGGAGGCTGTGGAGCTTCTGTGGAGAGACTCCTGATGATCTATGTTAGACTCAGTGCTGCCCAGAGTCTTTATACTTTCCACTATAGGTGTGTCTACAGGAGGATTATGGGCTGGGGTCCAAACTATTAGGCCTAAATACACCTTTGCAGGGAGTTCTCCACAGACAAACCTTCTTTTTAAACATGGCATCTAATCCTTCACAGCAGTTTTCAGGccattttcttgtctttgtgtgtcaaaTTACTCTGCCACACTGACCACAGCTTTTTTATGTTACTTTGCTATACTGGTGTTTTTAACAACCTTTACCAAAGAAgatatgtaaaaatgtcatttgtgtGACTGAAATAGTCAAAATTTGCTCAGTTTCTAAAGACCG is a genomic window of Solea senegalensis isolate Sse05_10M linkage group LG7, IFAPA_SoseM_1, whole genome shotgun sequence containing:
- the LOC122771903 gene encoding high choriolytic enzyme 1-like — protein: MTPTVSLLLLLLLGLSRAHPLHDEGNEDEDDVDITTRILTSNNATDEILLEGDLLAPKTRNAMKCWYQSCQWKKGYNGLVTIPFTVSSQFTSWEKQKIDSAMKVYHSSTCIRFVPRQNEYDYISIENRAGCFSALGRVGGRQVLSLNRQGCVYHGVVLHEINHALGFQHEQTRSDRDNYVKINWEYINPQNAYNFYKQNTNNLNTPYDYTSVMHYGRTAFTVQYGRDTITPIPNPNVQIGQRRGMSRWDIIRINALYGC
- the LOC122771902 gene encoding high choriolytic enzyme 1-like, whose product is MTPTVSLLLLLLLGLSRAHPLHDEGNEDEDDVDITTRILTSNNATDEILLEGDLLAPKTRNAMKCWYQSCQWKKGYNGLVTIPFTVSSQFTSWEKQKIDSAMKVYHSSTCIRFVPRQNEYDYISIENRAGCFSALGRVGGRQVLSLNRQGCVYHGVVLHEINHALGFQHEQTRSDRDNYVKINWEYINPQNAYNFYKQNTNNLNTPYDYTSVMHYGRTAFTVQYGRDTITPIPNPNVQIGQRRGMSRWDIIRINALYGC